The proteins below come from a single Erinaceus europaeus chromosome 20, mEriEur2.1, whole genome shotgun sequence genomic window:
- the PDE8A gene encoding high affinity cAMP-specific and IBMX-insensitive 3',5'-cyclic phosphodiesterase 8A isoform X10, with protein sequence MQVHQGFRALGTHGGGGCCVQDRERRGVGLAPHCQRLQQEVCGEPQPHGLLQRAAPAGVWGGALPAETQYANPAFENVMGYQTGELLGAASLEKKVDLLAAIQPCTKLSKEWQGVYYSKNKNGDSVQQNVKIIPVLGQGGKIRHYVSIVRLCNSISKTDKMAEYVQADGRGRRESAAGRHRDRRKSSVDLKVPCSRSSEVSTQRRHSSLARIHSMTIEAPITKVINLIIAAQESSPAWVTEALDQVLETLRAAELYSPQFEAKDDDPHASDLVGGLVSDGLRRLSGNEYVLAAKNFHQGTTSSLHDVPPKAAEAMENEDCWDFNIFELEAATTKRPLVFLGLKIFARFGICEFLGCSEPTLRAWLETIEAHYHQSNPYHNSTHAADVLHATAYFLGKERIKQTLDPSDEAAALIAAVVHDVDHPGRTNSFLCNADSPLALLYNDTAVLESHHAALAFQLTVGDMRCNIFRNMQRSEYRTLRQSIIDMVLATEMTKHFEHVNKFVNSITKPLAALEEDSEDTEGGQEAVTTMLRAPENRMLIKRMLIKCADVANPCRPREQCVEWAARISEEYFSQTDEEKQQDLPVVMPVFDRNTCSIPKSQVSFIDYFISGMFDAWDAFADLPEVMLHLDNNFKYWKGLDELRQRGLRPPPEVVL encoded by the exons ATGCAG GTCCATCAGGGCTTCAGAGCCCTCGGGACACACGGTGGTGGTGGCTGTTGTGTGCAG GACCGAGAGAGAAGAGGTGTCGGTCTTGCCCCTCATTGCCAGCGGCTTCAACAGG AGGTATGTGGAGAACCCCAGCCTCATGGCCTGCTACAACGAGCTGCTCCAGCTGGAGTTTGGGGAGGTGCGCTCCCAGCTGAAACTCAG TACGCAAACCCGGCCTTCGAGAATGTCATGGGCTACCAGACGGGGGAGCTGCTGGGTGCGGCCAGCCTCGAGAAGAAGGTGGACCTGCTGGCCGCCATCCAGCCCTGCACCAAGCTCAGCAAA GAGTGGCAAGGGGTCTACTACTCCAAGAATAAGAATGGAGACAGCGTGCAGCAGAATGTGAAGATCATCCCTGTCCTGGGGCAGGGCGG GAAGATAAGGCACTACGTGTCCATCGTCAGACTCTGCAACAGCATCAGCAAG ACAGACAAGATGGCCGAGTATGTGCAGGCTGACGGCCGAGGCCGCAGAG AGTCCGCGGCGGGCAGGCACAGGGACCGCAGGAAAAGCTCGGTAGACCTGAAGGTGCCCTGCTCACGCTCCAGTGAAG TTAGCACCCAGCGGCGGCACTCGTCCCTGGCGAGGATCCACTCCATGACCATCGAGGCACCCATCACCAAG gtgatCAACCTCATCATTGCGGCCCAGGAGAGCAGCCCGGCATGGGTGACCGAGGCCCTGGACCAAGTACTCGAGACCCTGCGTGCAGCCGAGCTCTACTCGCCACAGTTTGAAGCCAAGGACGACGACCCCCATGCCAGCGACCTCGTGGGGGGGCTGGTGTCG GACGGTTTACGGAGATTATCCGGCAACGAGTATGTCCTGGCAGCAAAGA ACTTCCACCAGGGCACCACCTCCTCCCTGCACGATGTCCCCCCGAAGGCTGCAGAGGCCATGGAGAATGAGGACTGTTGGGACTTCAACATCTTTGAGCTGGAGGCTGCCACCACCAAGCG GCCTCTGGTCTTCCTGGGGCTCAAGATCTTTGCCCGATTCGGCATCTGTGAGTTCCTGGGCTGCTCCGAGCCCACGTTGCGAGCCTGGCTGGAGACCATCGAGGCTCACTACCACCAGTCCAACCCCTACCACAATTCCACACACGCTGCCGACGTGCTGCACGCCACCGCCTACTTCCTGGGCAAGGAGCGCATCAAG CAAACTCTAGACCCCTCGGATGAGGCAGCCGCCCTCATTGCGGCTGTCGTGCACGACGTGGACCACCCCGGCAGGACCAACTCCTTCCTGTGCAACGCCGACAGCCCGCTGGCCCTGCTCTACAACGACACGGCTGTGCTCGAGAGCCACCACGCCGCGCTGGCCTTCCAGCTGACCGTGGGTGACATGCGCTGCAACATCTTCAGGAACATGCAGAG GAGTGAGTACCGGACGCTGCGCCAGAGCATCATCGACATGGTCCTGGCCACTGAGATGACCAAGCACTTTGAGCACGTCAACAAGTTCGTCAACAGCATCaccaagcccctggctgccctgGAGGAGGACAGCGAG GACACCGAGGGAGGTCAGGAGGCCGTCACCACCATGCTGCGGGCGCCTGAGAACCGGATGCTTATCAAGCGGATGCTCATTAAGTGCGCGGACGTGGCCAACCCCTGCCGGCCGCGGGAACAGTGCGTGGAGTGGGCCGCCCGAATCTCCGAGGAGTACTTCTCCCAG ACAGACGAGGAGAAGCAGCAGGACCTGCCGGTGGTGATGCCCGTATTCGACAGGAACACCTGCAGCATCCCCAAGTCCCAGGTCTCCTTCATCGATTACTTCATCAGTGGCATGTTCGACGCCTGGGACG CTTTCGCCGACCTGCCCGAGGTGATGCTGCACCTGGACAACAACTTCAAGTACTGGAAGGGCCTGGACGAGCTGAGGCAGCGGGGGCTCCGGCCGCCCCCAGAGGTGGTGCTGTGA
- the PDE8A gene encoding high affinity cAMP-specific and IBMX-insensitive 3',5'-cyclic phosphodiesterase 8A isoform X7, whose amino-acid sequence MGCAPSAPDGRPVLPSSLCGLDLGAGEGPVPGLPQVSERDVQFGPMKFHLDQLQVLLVFPRKDSQCTSFSRACEKAGFGCTVAKETKAVLDCFLNNHPDIVIIDHRNPQQLDAVALCRSIRASEPSGHTVVVAVVCRTEREEVSVLPLIASGFNRRYVENPSLMACYNELLQLEFGEVRSQLKLSTQTRPSRMSWATRRGSCWVRPASRRRWTCWPPSSPAPSSAKKIRHYVSIVRLCNSISKTDKMAEYVQADGRGRRVSTQRRHSSLARIHSMTIEAPITKVINLIIAAQESSPAWVTEALDQVLETLRAAELYSPQFEAKDDDPHASDLVGGLVSDGLRRLSGNEYVLAAKNFHQGTTSSLHDVPPKAAEAMENEDCWDFNIFELEAATTKRPLVFLGLKIFARFGICEFLGCSEPTLRAWLETIEAHYHQSNPYHNSTHAADVLHATAYFLGKERIKQTLDPSDEAAALIAAVVHDVDHPGRTNSFLCNADSPLALLYNDTAVLESHHAALAFQLTVGDMRCNIFRNMQRSEYRTLRQSIIDMVLATEMTKHFEHVNKFVNSITKPLAALEEDSEDTEGGQEAVTTMLRAPENRMLIKRMLIKCADVANPCRPREQCVEWAARISEEYFSQTDEEKQQDLPVVMPVFDRNTCSIPKSQVSFIDYFISGMFDAWDAFADLPEVMLHLDNNFKYWKGLDELRQRGLRPPPEVVL is encoded by the exons GTGTCAGAGAGGGATGTGCAGTTTGGCCCCATGAAATTCCACCTAGATCAGCTCCAG GTCTTGTTAGTGTTCCCTCGAAAAGACAGCCAGTGCACCAGCTTCTCCAGGGCATGTGAGAAGGCAGGGTTCGGTTGCACCGTGGCCAAGGAGACCAAGGCCGTGCTGGACTGCTTTCTGAACAATCACCCCGACATCGTCATCATCGACCACAGGAACCCCCAGCAGCTGGATGCAGTGGCGCTATGCAG GTCCATCAGGGCTTCAGAGCCCTCGGGACACACGGTGGTGGTGGCTGTTGTGTGCAG GACCGAGAGAGAAGAGGTGTCGGTCTTGCCCCTCATTGCCAGCGGCTTCAACAGG AGGTATGTGGAGAACCCCAGCCTCATGGCCTGCTACAACGAGCTGCTCCAGCTGGAGTTTGGGGAGGTGCGCTCCCAGCTGAAACTCAG TACGCAAACCCGGCCTTCGAGAATGTCATGGGCTACCAGACGGGGGAGCTGCTGGGTGCGGCCAGCCTCGAGAAGAAGGTGGACCTGCTGGCCGCCATCCAGCCCTGCACCAAGCTCAGCAAA GAAGATAAGGCACTACGTGTCCATCGTCAGACTCTGCAACAGCATCAGCAAG ACAGACAAGATGGCCGAGTATGTGCAGGCTGACGGCCGAGGCCGCAGAG TTAGCACCCAGCGGCGGCACTCGTCCCTGGCGAGGATCCACTCCATGACCATCGAGGCACCCATCACCAAG gtgatCAACCTCATCATTGCGGCCCAGGAGAGCAGCCCGGCATGGGTGACCGAGGCCCTGGACCAAGTACTCGAGACCCTGCGTGCAGCCGAGCTCTACTCGCCACAGTTTGAAGCCAAGGACGACGACCCCCATGCCAGCGACCTCGTGGGGGGGCTGGTGTCG GACGGTTTACGGAGATTATCCGGCAACGAGTATGTCCTGGCAGCAAAGA ACTTCCACCAGGGCACCACCTCCTCCCTGCACGATGTCCCCCCGAAGGCTGCAGAGGCCATGGAGAATGAGGACTGTTGGGACTTCAACATCTTTGAGCTGGAGGCTGCCACCACCAAGCG GCCTCTGGTCTTCCTGGGGCTCAAGATCTTTGCCCGATTCGGCATCTGTGAGTTCCTGGGCTGCTCCGAGCCCACGTTGCGAGCCTGGCTGGAGACCATCGAGGCTCACTACCACCAGTCCAACCCCTACCACAATTCCACACACGCTGCCGACGTGCTGCACGCCACCGCCTACTTCCTGGGCAAGGAGCGCATCAAG CAAACTCTAGACCCCTCGGATGAGGCAGCCGCCCTCATTGCGGCTGTCGTGCACGACGTGGACCACCCCGGCAGGACCAACTCCTTCCTGTGCAACGCCGACAGCCCGCTGGCCCTGCTCTACAACGACACGGCTGTGCTCGAGAGCCACCACGCCGCGCTGGCCTTCCAGCTGACCGTGGGTGACATGCGCTGCAACATCTTCAGGAACATGCAGAG GAGTGAGTACCGGACGCTGCGCCAGAGCATCATCGACATGGTCCTGGCCACTGAGATGACCAAGCACTTTGAGCACGTCAACAAGTTCGTCAACAGCATCaccaagcccctggctgccctgGAGGAGGACAGCGAG GACACCGAGGGAGGTCAGGAGGCCGTCACCACCATGCTGCGGGCGCCTGAGAACCGGATGCTTATCAAGCGGATGCTCATTAAGTGCGCGGACGTGGCCAACCCCTGCCGGCCGCGGGAACAGTGCGTGGAGTGGGCCGCCCGAATCTCCGAGGAGTACTTCTCCCAG ACAGACGAGGAGAAGCAGCAGGACCTGCCGGTGGTGATGCCCGTATTCGACAGGAACACCTGCAGCATCCCCAAGTCCCAGGTCTCCTTCATCGATTACTTCATCAGTGGCATGTTCGACGCCTGGGACG CTTTCGCCGACCTGCCCGAGGTGATGCTGCACCTGGACAACAACTTCAAGTACTGGAAGGGCCTGGACGAGCTGAGGCAGCGGGGGCTCCGGCCGCCCCCAGAGGTGGTGCTGTGA
- the PDE8A gene encoding high affinity cAMP-specific and IBMX-insensitive 3',5'-cyclic phosphodiesterase 8A isoform X9 → MQDGGNCTWRVAFHCLSICLFQVHQGFRALGTHGGGGCCVQDRERRGVGLAPHCQRLQQEVCGEPQPHGLLQRAAPAGVWGGALPAETQYANPAFENVMGYQTGELLGAASLEKKVDLLAAIQPCTKLSKEWQGVYYSKNKNGDSVQQNVKIIPVLGQGGKIRHYVSIVRLCNSISKTDKMAEYVQADGRGRRESAAGRHRDRRKSSVDLKVPCSRSSEVSTQRRHSSLARIHSMTIEAPITKVINLIIAAQESSPAWVTEALDQVLETLRAAELYSPQFEAKDDDPHASDLVGGLVSDGLRRLSGNEYVLAAKNFHQGTTSSLHDVPPKAAEAMENEDCWDFNIFELEAATTKRPLVFLGLKIFARFGICEFLGCSEPTLRAWLETIEAHYHQSNPYHNSTHAADVLHATAYFLGKERIKQTLDPSDEAAALIAAVVHDVDHPGRTNSFLCNADSPLALLYNDTAVLESHHAALAFQLTVGDMRCNIFRNMQRSEYRTLRQSIIDMVLATEMTKHFEHVNKFVNSITKPLAALEEDSEDTEGGQEAVTTMLRAPENRMLIKRMLIKCADVANPCRPREQCVEWAARISEEYFSQTDEEKQQDLPVVMPVFDRNTCSIPKSQVSFIDYFISGMFDAWDAFADLPEVMLHLDNNFKYWKGLDELRQRGLRPPPEVVL, encoded by the exons ATGCAG GATGGAGGCAACTGCACTTGGAGAGTCGCCTTCCATTGTCTGAGCATCTGTCTGTTCCAGGTCCATCAGGGCTTCAGAGCCCTCGGGACACACGGTGGTGGTGGCTGTTGTGTGCAG GACCGAGAGAGAAGAGGTGTCGGTCTTGCCCCTCATTGCCAGCGGCTTCAACAGG AGGTATGTGGAGAACCCCAGCCTCATGGCCTGCTACAACGAGCTGCTCCAGCTGGAGTTTGGGGAGGTGCGCTCCCAGCTGAAACTCAG TACGCAAACCCGGCCTTCGAGAATGTCATGGGCTACCAGACGGGGGAGCTGCTGGGTGCGGCCAGCCTCGAGAAGAAGGTGGACCTGCTGGCCGCCATCCAGCCCTGCACCAAGCTCAGCAAA GAGTGGCAAGGGGTCTACTACTCCAAGAATAAGAATGGAGACAGCGTGCAGCAGAATGTGAAGATCATCCCTGTCCTGGGGCAGGGCGG GAAGATAAGGCACTACGTGTCCATCGTCAGACTCTGCAACAGCATCAGCAAG ACAGACAAGATGGCCGAGTATGTGCAGGCTGACGGCCGAGGCCGCAGAG AGTCCGCGGCGGGCAGGCACAGGGACCGCAGGAAAAGCTCGGTAGACCTGAAGGTGCCCTGCTCACGCTCCAGTGAAG TTAGCACCCAGCGGCGGCACTCGTCCCTGGCGAGGATCCACTCCATGACCATCGAGGCACCCATCACCAAG gtgatCAACCTCATCATTGCGGCCCAGGAGAGCAGCCCGGCATGGGTGACCGAGGCCCTGGACCAAGTACTCGAGACCCTGCGTGCAGCCGAGCTCTACTCGCCACAGTTTGAAGCCAAGGACGACGACCCCCATGCCAGCGACCTCGTGGGGGGGCTGGTGTCG GACGGTTTACGGAGATTATCCGGCAACGAGTATGTCCTGGCAGCAAAGA ACTTCCACCAGGGCACCACCTCCTCCCTGCACGATGTCCCCCCGAAGGCTGCAGAGGCCATGGAGAATGAGGACTGTTGGGACTTCAACATCTTTGAGCTGGAGGCTGCCACCACCAAGCG GCCTCTGGTCTTCCTGGGGCTCAAGATCTTTGCCCGATTCGGCATCTGTGAGTTCCTGGGCTGCTCCGAGCCCACGTTGCGAGCCTGGCTGGAGACCATCGAGGCTCACTACCACCAGTCCAACCCCTACCACAATTCCACACACGCTGCCGACGTGCTGCACGCCACCGCCTACTTCCTGGGCAAGGAGCGCATCAAG CAAACTCTAGACCCCTCGGATGAGGCAGCCGCCCTCATTGCGGCTGTCGTGCACGACGTGGACCACCCCGGCAGGACCAACTCCTTCCTGTGCAACGCCGACAGCCCGCTGGCCCTGCTCTACAACGACACGGCTGTGCTCGAGAGCCACCACGCCGCGCTGGCCTTCCAGCTGACCGTGGGTGACATGCGCTGCAACATCTTCAGGAACATGCAGAG GAGTGAGTACCGGACGCTGCGCCAGAGCATCATCGACATGGTCCTGGCCACTGAGATGACCAAGCACTTTGAGCACGTCAACAAGTTCGTCAACAGCATCaccaagcccctggctgccctgGAGGAGGACAGCGAG GACACCGAGGGAGGTCAGGAGGCCGTCACCACCATGCTGCGGGCGCCTGAGAACCGGATGCTTATCAAGCGGATGCTCATTAAGTGCGCGGACGTGGCCAACCCCTGCCGGCCGCGGGAACAGTGCGTGGAGTGGGCCGCCCGAATCTCCGAGGAGTACTTCTCCCAG ACAGACGAGGAGAAGCAGCAGGACCTGCCGGTGGTGATGCCCGTATTCGACAGGAACACCTGCAGCATCCCCAAGTCCCAGGTCTCCTTCATCGATTACTTCATCAGTGGCATGTTCGACGCCTGGGACG CTTTCGCCGACCTGCCCGAGGTGATGCTGCACCTGGACAACAACTTCAAGTACTGGAAGGGCCTGGACGAGCTGAGGCAGCGGGGGCTCCGGCCGCCCCCAGAGGTGGTGCTGTGA
- the PDE8A gene encoding high affinity cAMP-specific and IBMX-insensitive 3',5'-cyclic phosphodiesterase 8A isoform X3, whose amino-acid sequence MGCAPSAPDGRPVLPSSLCGLDLGAGEGPVPGLPQVSERDVQFGPMKFHLDQLQVLLVFPRKDSQCTSFSRACEKAGFGCTVAKETKAVLDCFLNNHPDIVIIDHRNPQQLDAVALCRNREGETVQHCSTTHKACPGAVTFPCGTGAQMGLHTYLVHQGFRALGTHGGGGCCVQDRERRGVGLAPHCQRLQQEVCGEPQPHGLLQRAAPAGVWGGALPAETQYANPAFENVMGYQTGELLGAASLEKKVDLLAAIQPCTKLSKEDKALRVHRQTLQQHQQESAAGRHRDRRKSSVDLKVPCSRSSEVSTQRRHSSLARIHSMTIEAPITKVINLIIAAQESSPAWVTEALDQVLETLRAAELYSPQFEAKDDDPHASDLVGGLVSDGLRRLSGNEYVLAAKNFHQGTTSSLHDVPPKAAEAMENEDCWDFNIFELEAATTKRPLVFLGLKIFARFGICEFLGCSEPTLRAWLETIEAHYHQSNPYHNSTHAADVLHATAYFLGKERIKQTLDPSDEAAALIAAVVHDVDHPGRTNSFLCNADSPLALLYNDTAVLESHHAALAFQLTVGDMRCNIFRNMQRSEYRTLRQSIIDMVLATEMTKHFEHVNKFVNSITKPLAALEEDSEDTEGGQEAVTTMLRAPENRMLIKRMLIKCADVANPCRPREQCVEWAARISEEYFSQTDEEKQQDLPVVMPVFDRNTCSIPKSQVSFIDYFISGMFDAWDAFADLPEVMLHLDNNFKYWKGLDELRQRGLRPPPEVVL is encoded by the exons GTGTCAGAGAGGGATGTGCAGTTTGGCCCCATGAAATTCCACCTAGATCAGCTCCAG GTCTTGTTAGTGTTCCCTCGAAAAGACAGCCAGTGCACCAGCTTCTCCAGGGCATGTGAGAAGGCAGGGTTCGGTTGCACCGTGGCCAAGGAGACCAAGGCCGTGCTGGACTGCTTTCTGAACAATCACCCCGACATCGTCATCATCGACCACAGGAACCCCCAGCAGCTGGATGCAGTGGCGCTATGCAG aaacagagagggagagacagtacagcactgctccaccacccacaaGGCTTGCCCTGGTGCTGTCACATTCCCATGCGGCACTGGGGCTCAAATGGGGCTTCACACATATctg GTCCATCAGGGCTTCAGAGCCCTCGGGACACACGGTGGTGGTGGCTGTTGTGTGCAG GACCGAGAGAGAAGAGGTGTCGGTCTTGCCCCTCATTGCCAGCGGCTTCAACAGG AGGTATGTGGAGAACCCCAGCCTCATGGCCTGCTACAACGAGCTGCTCCAGCTGGAGTTTGGGGAGGTGCGCTCCCAGCTGAAACTCAG TACGCAAACCCGGCCTTCGAGAATGTCATGGGCTACCAGACGGGGGAGCTGCTGGGTGCGGCCAGCCTCGAGAAGAAGGTGGACCTGCTGGCCGCCATCCAGCCCTGCACCAAGCTCAGCAAA GAAGATAAGGCACTACGTGTCCATCGTCAGACTCTGCAACAGCATCAGCAAG AGTCCGCGGCGGGCAGGCACAGGGACCGCAGGAAAAGCTCGGTAGACCTGAAGGTGCCCTGCTCACGCTCCAGTGAAG TTAGCACCCAGCGGCGGCACTCGTCCCTGGCGAGGATCCACTCCATGACCATCGAGGCACCCATCACCAAG gtgatCAACCTCATCATTGCGGCCCAGGAGAGCAGCCCGGCATGGGTGACCGAGGCCCTGGACCAAGTACTCGAGACCCTGCGTGCAGCCGAGCTCTACTCGCCACAGTTTGAAGCCAAGGACGACGACCCCCATGCCAGCGACCTCGTGGGGGGGCTGGTGTCG GACGGTTTACGGAGATTATCCGGCAACGAGTATGTCCTGGCAGCAAAGA ACTTCCACCAGGGCACCACCTCCTCCCTGCACGATGTCCCCCCGAAGGCTGCAGAGGCCATGGAGAATGAGGACTGTTGGGACTTCAACATCTTTGAGCTGGAGGCTGCCACCACCAAGCG GCCTCTGGTCTTCCTGGGGCTCAAGATCTTTGCCCGATTCGGCATCTGTGAGTTCCTGGGCTGCTCCGAGCCCACGTTGCGAGCCTGGCTGGAGACCATCGAGGCTCACTACCACCAGTCCAACCCCTACCACAATTCCACACACGCTGCCGACGTGCTGCACGCCACCGCCTACTTCCTGGGCAAGGAGCGCATCAAG CAAACTCTAGACCCCTCGGATGAGGCAGCCGCCCTCATTGCGGCTGTCGTGCACGACGTGGACCACCCCGGCAGGACCAACTCCTTCCTGTGCAACGCCGACAGCCCGCTGGCCCTGCTCTACAACGACACGGCTGTGCTCGAGAGCCACCACGCCGCGCTGGCCTTCCAGCTGACCGTGGGTGACATGCGCTGCAACATCTTCAGGAACATGCAGAG GAGTGAGTACCGGACGCTGCGCCAGAGCATCATCGACATGGTCCTGGCCACTGAGATGACCAAGCACTTTGAGCACGTCAACAAGTTCGTCAACAGCATCaccaagcccctggctgccctgGAGGAGGACAGCGAG GACACCGAGGGAGGTCAGGAGGCCGTCACCACCATGCTGCGGGCGCCTGAGAACCGGATGCTTATCAAGCGGATGCTCATTAAGTGCGCGGACGTGGCCAACCCCTGCCGGCCGCGGGAACAGTGCGTGGAGTGGGCCGCCCGAATCTCCGAGGAGTACTTCTCCCAG ACAGACGAGGAGAAGCAGCAGGACCTGCCGGTGGTGATGCCCGTATTCGACAGGAACACCTGCAGCATCCCCAAGTCCCAGGTCTCCTTCATCGATTACTTCATCAGTGGCATGTTCGACGCCTGGGACG CTTTCGCCGACCTGCCCGAGGTGATGCTGCACCTGGACAACAACTTCAAGTACTGGAAGGGCCTGGACGAGCTGAGGCAGCGGGGGCTCCGGCCGCCCCCAGAGGTGGTGCTGTGA
- the PDE8A gene encoding high affinity cAMP-specific and IBMX-insensitive 3',5'-cyclic phosphodiesterase 8A isoform X8 — protein MGCAPSAPDGRPVLPSSLCGLDLGAGEGPVPGLPQRYVENPSLMACYNELLQLEFGEVRSQLKLRACNSIFTALESSQEAIEISSEDHITQYANPAFENVMGYQTGELLGAASLEKKVDLLAAIQPCTKLSKEWQGVYYSKNKNGDSVQQNVKIIPVLGQGGKIRHYVSIVRLCNSISKTDKMAEYVQADGRGRRESAAGRHRDRRKSSVDLKVPCSRSSEVSTQRRHSSLARIHSMTIEAPITKVINLIIAAQESSPAWVTEALDQVLETLRAAELYSPQFEAKDDDPHASDLVGGLVSDGLRRLSGNEYVLAAKNFHQGTTSSLHDVPPKAAEAMENEDCWDFNIFELEAATTKRPLVFLGLKIFARFGICEFLGCSEPTLRAWLETIEAHYHQSNPYHNSTHAADVLHATAYFLGKERIKQTLDPSDEAAALIAAVVHDVDHPGRTNSFLCNADSPLALLYNDTAVLESHHAALAFQLTVGDMRCNIFRNMQRSEYRTLRQSIIDMVLATEMTKHFEHVNKFVNSITKPLAALEEDSEDTEGGQEAVTTMLRAPENRMLIKRMLIKCADVANPCRPREQCVEWAARISEEYFSQTDEEKQQDLPVVMPVFDRNTCSIPKSQVSFIDYFISGMFDAWDAFADLPEVMLHLDNNFKYWKGLDELRQRGLRPPPEVVL, from the exons AGGTATGTGGAGAACCCCAGCCTCATGGCCTGCTACAACGAGCTGCTCCAGCTGGAGTTTGGGGAGGTGCGCTCCCAGCTGAAACTCAG GGCTTGTAATTCCATCTTCACCGCACTGGAGAGCAGCCAGGAGGCCATTGAGATCTCAAGTGAAGACCACATCACCCAG TACGCAAACCCGGCCTTCGAGAATGTCATGGGCTACCAGACGGGGGAGCTGCTGGGTGCGGCCAGCCTCGAGAAGAAGGTGGACCTGCTGGCCGCCATCCAGCCCTGCACCAAGCTCAGCAAA GAGTGGCAAGGGGTCTACTACTCCAAGAATAAGAATGGAGACAGCGTGCAGCAGAATGTGAAGATCATCCCTGTCCTGGGGCAGGGCGG GAAGATAAGGCACTACGTGTCCATCGTCAGACTCTGCAACAGCATCAGCAAG ACAGACAAGATGGCCGAGTATGTGCAGGCTGACGGCCGAGGCCGCAGAG AGTCCGCGGCGGGCAGGCACAGGGACCGCAGGAAAAGCTCGGTAGACCTGAAGGTGCCCTGCTCACGCTCCAGTGAAG TTAGCACCCAGCGGCGGCACTCGTCCCTGGCGAGGATCCACTCCATGACCATCGAGGCACCCATCACCAAG gtgatCAACCTCATCATTGCGGCCCAGGAGAGCAGCCCGGCATGGGTGACCGAGGCCCTGGACCAAGTACTCGAGACCCTGCGTGCAGCCGAGCTCTACTCGCCACAGTTTGAAGCCAAGGACGACGACCCCCATGCCAGCGACCTCGTGGGGGGGCTGGTGTCG GACGGTTTACGGAGATTATCCGGCAACGAGTATGTCCTGGCAGCAAAGA ACTTCCACCAGGGCACCACCTCCTCCCTGCACGATGTCCCCCCGAAGGCTGCAGAGGCCATGGAGAATGAGGACTGTTGGGACTTCAACATCTTTGAGCTGGAGGCTGCCACCACCAAGCG GCCTCTGGTCTTCCTGGGGCTCAAGATCTTTGCCCGATTCGGCATCTGTGAGTTCCTGGGCTGCTCCGAGCCCACGTTGCGAGCCTGGCTGGAGACCATCGAGGCTCACTACCACCAGTCCAACCCCTACCACAATTCCACACACGCTGCCGACGTGCTGCACGCCACCGCCTACTTCCTGGGCAAGGAGCGCATCAAG CAAACTCTAGACCCCTCGGATGAGGCAGCCGCCCTCATTGCGGCTGTCGTGCACGACGTGGACCACCCCGGCAGGACCAACTCCTTCCTGTGCAACGCCGACAGCCCGCTGGCCCTGCTCTACAACGACACGGCTGTGCTCGAGAGCCACCACGCCGCGCTGGCCTTCCAGCTGACCGTGGGTGACATGCGCTGCAACATCTTCAGGAACATGCAGAG GAGTGAGTACCGGACGCTGCGCCAGAGCATCATCGACATGGTCCTGGCCACTGAGATGACCAAGCACTTTGAGCACGTCAACAAGTTCGTCAACAGCATCaccaagcccctggctgccctgGAGGAGGACAGCGAG GACACCGAGGGAGGTCAGGAGGCCGTCACCACCATGCTGCGGGCGCCTGAGAACCGGATGCTTATCAAGCGGATGCTCATTAAGTGCGCGGACGTGGCCAACCCCTGCCGGCCGCGGGAACAGTGCGTGGAGTGGGCCGCCCGAATCTCCGAGGAGTACTTCTCCCAG ACAGACGAGGAGAAGCAGCAGGACCTGCCGGTGGTGATGCCCGTATTCGACAGGAACACCTGCAGCATCCCCAAGTCCCAGGTCTCCTTCATCGATTACTTCATCAGTGGCATGTTCGACGCCTGGGACG CTTTCGCCGACCTGCCCGAGGTGATGCTGCACCTGGACAACAACTTCAAGTACTGGAAGGGCCTGGACGAGCTGAGGCAGCGGGGGCTCCGGCCGCCCCCAGAGGTGGTGCTGTGA